Below is a window of Hemiscyllium ocellatum isolate sHemOce1 chromosome 8, sHemOce1.pat.X.cur, whole genome shotgun sequence DNA.
CTAACCGATCTAATCGCTCTTCATGCGTCATGTATTCCATCCCAGGAATCTGATAAACCTTCATTGccctccctccatagccagaatatccttccttagaGAAGGACATCAAAACGACACACACTACTCTAGTTGTTGCCTTgccaaagccctgtacaattgcagtaagatgtccctgctcctgtcgCCATTTCCTGATGCCAAAATGGCCCTTAACCTCCTGTGTTGCAAAAGGTTTGTTCTTCTCAAGGGACTGTGGCCTTTTAATGCGAATATGGCCCACCTGACAGAATCCTATGAAGAGCTAACAGTTCTTACACGGTTACCAAACTTGTTGCAAAAGCTCTTGTGATGAGGGCATTTTGTCCATCTCGTTGTAAAGGTGATTTTTTTTGccactttggattccagctgAGAAAGTCTCATACAATGGAAAGGATTGGCACAAATCTTGTTTGAAATGTGGAAAATGCAAGAAGACCTTGACAGCTGGTTCTTTCGTTGAAGTAAGTTCTCTTTTAATTTGTATCCTCCTGCTCAGGAAAGGCACAGGTTATTGTTTCCTTCTCTCTTTAAAAAATACTTGTTTTGTGTTGCAGCACAATGGGCAGCCTTATTGCAGCACACCGTGTTATG
It encodes the following:
- the crip1 gene encoding cysteine-rich protein 1; amino-acid sequence: MPKCPKCEKEVYFAEKVSYNGKDWHKSCLKCGKCKKTLTAGSFVEHNGQPYCSTPCYGVLFGPKGYGHGGTESHKYS